The genomic interval GTAAATACCGCCAGCACAGCCGGGAGAATAAGGAGGCTGATCCTGAGACCATAGGTATCAATAATACGCCTGTTTAAAAATGTTTTTATTGCAAAAGCTAAGAAGATGATCACTCCATTAATAACTGCCAGAAATCCACTCAGATCATCGATATTTTTATAATATGCCGCCGTAAGCGTAAGAAAAGAAAAGTTTAAATAGGCAATGGCCAGCGCAGATACAAAACAAAAGGAAGTGAGCAGGATAAAATATTTGTTATGAAACAGGGAGGTAAGGTTATTATGTGCATGTATGTACTGGGCATTTACCTGTAACTCTGCCAGTAAGGAGAACCGGTTAAGTAATAGCAGCAGCGCAATACTGGCAAAACCAAGACTAATACTGCTTGTCAAAATAAAATACCTTAGTTCCGTTAGCAATACTTGTTGCAGTACAGGAATAGCAAAACAGACCGTCATGGCGGCTAATGTGATACCAGCATCAATTCCAATAGAAAGCCGCTTATTTTGACGGGCATCAAAAATTCTGGAAACGGTGCCCCAGAAAATTAACATCACCACCGAACTGATAGGTATACTACAACTAAAAGCAAAAAAAACCACCCATTCTGTCGGGCGAACAACTATGCCAATATATAAACCGACTGTGATCAGCAGAAAAAAAGCAAAGCAACCTACTGCCAGTTTAGTATAGGCCACCAGATTCTGTAAACTGGCAAACAAGCTAGTGGCGGCAATTCCCAAAAGGCCGGATATGATGAAGGCAAGCGGCAATTCTGATGAGCCGAATTTGTTTAGAAACAAGGTAGTGGTACCTACATTAAATGTAACCAGGGCAATCCCTATAAATAGTCCCCATAGCAGCAAAAGAGCTACAGGAATTTTTTCCTCCTTCTCAACAGGTACAATTCGGGCAAGCAGTTTTTTCATGGATAGGACCGTAGCGTTTTAACATATTGATATGTATACAGGCGTGCAATAAAGAATTCCTTTATTTTACTGGTCTCTTTAGCTCAGCAAAATTCTATGAATATAAAGCGTATTGAAATCATCTGTCAACCGGCTAGCAATCAGAGGAGTAGCACTATGATATAGATGAATATATAAATATGAAGTTAATACTGCAGTGGTAAAACAAGGGCGATCACAAAGAAAAATACATGCACAGGCAACCACTTATACTGATTTAATTATAAACAGGCCGGAAGGTAAACCGCTCTTAACAAATATAGTATTTTTTTTATTCATAATGTAAGAAAAACTATTTAATAATTGATTGCAAAAGCACAAGTAATTTGTTGAATATAAGCTGTATGGGTCCATTATTTTGCCTGTGATTCTTTGATACCTGTTTCTCAGAAAACAAAAAAGACGCCATATAGACGTCTTTTATAATGCTAAGCTAAATACTTAAAAATTATTTCTTGGCAGCTTCGTAATTCTTGCTTACTTCATCCCAGTTTACCACATTCCAGAAAGCAGTAATGTAATCCGGACGGCGGTTCTGGTATCTGAGGTAATAGGCATGTTCCCACACATCCAGACCCAATAATGGTTTGCCTTGTTTTTCTGCTACATCCATTAGGGGATTATCCTGATTAGGTGTAGAAGTTACAGCTAAATCGCCATTGCTATCTACGATCAGCCAAGCCCAGCCAGAGCCGAAACGAGTGGTGGCTGCTTTAGCGAATTCTTCCTTAAATGCATCGAAAGAACCAAATTTCTTAGTGATGGCTTCGGCCAAAGCACCGGCAGGTTTGGCACCGTTGTTGTTTTTAAGCGTTTTCCAGAAAAAAGTATGATTAAAGTGTCCGCCACCATTATTGCGGACTGCTGCCGGATGTTTGCTTATATTCTTGAGTAATTCATCGATGGATTTGTTTTCCAGGTCAGTTCCTTTTACTGCATTATTCAGGTTGGTTACATATGCCTGGTGATGTTTACCATGATGAATTTCCATGGTTTGTTTGTCAATATGAGGCTCCAGAGCATCGGGAGCATAAGGCAGGGGCGCTAATTCGAAGGCCATAGTTTTTATGAGTAGTTTTAGGGTTAAAGTTAATTGAACAACGGCACAAAAATAGATTAGTTCCTCAATTTTCGAAAAAACTCTGAAAGTAAAAGCTCATTTTCTTCCGCCATAATTCCCCGGAGTACTTTGGTTTTAGGATGTAATACCAGATGAGGCATCAAAGAATATCCTCTCTTCATATCAGAAGCTCCATATACCAGCCTGCCGATTTGTGCCCAGGCGAGGGCACCGGCACACATCAGGCAAGGTTCTAATGTTACATACAACGTACAAGCGTTAAGGTATTTTCCGTGTAAATAATTGGCAGCCGACGTAATAGCCAGCATTTCGGCATGGGCTGTTACATCATGCAGTTTTTCTGTCTGATTATATGCTCTGGCTACAATCTGATTTCCGCATACTACCACTGCGCCTACCGGAATTTCTTCTTCTGCTAGTGCCAGCAACGCTTGTTTGTAAGCTTCATTCATAAAGTAAATATCACTAGGGGTAAATGCAGAAACCATTTCTACAAGAAGTTATAGATTGAAAGCTAGTTATTAGGAAAGCACTATATTGTTATTTTTTGTCTGGCAAGAAAAGACAAATATGGTACTTATTTTACATTCTGAACACCAGCCTCTGGTTTCTACTCTCTAAAAATAGTGTGTTCATTGAAATCAAAAAGGGCTGACTAGTGTTTATATGAATATTATGTATCTTTAAAGTAGATTTAGCGGCTGGTTATGCAAAACGAAATAAAAAATATTTTAAAAGAATATGACTTAAGAAACACTTCCTGCCGGGAGGAAATTCTCGACCTGTTTTTGCAGCGCAATTTTGCCTTATCCCATGCAGACATTGAATCAACCATTCACGAAGACTTTGACCGTGTAACCGTTTACCGGACCTTAAAAACTTTTTTAGATAAAGGCTTAATTCATAAAGTTCTGGATGATGAAGGCGTAACCAAATATGCCTTATGTAAAGAAAAATGCAGCCATACTGAGCATCACCATGAGCATGTACACTTTAAATGTATGACCTGTGGCTTAACCAATTGCCTGGATAGCGTACTCATCCCCAGCATTTCCCTGCCTGCCGGATATAGCCTTTCCGAAACCAGCTTACTTGTACAAGGCACCTGCCAGGATTGCAACCAGAAACGTAAATAGTTTATCGTTATCATTTTATAGATACTATTTTTAAAACTCAACCCTGATATGAGTGCAATCATCACCGAACGAATGACTGCCAGGATGGAGCACGATTTCGTTGTATTCCTGATTGGAATGCGTGTGAATCGTTTCTGGAAATTTCATAAATGGTTTCCTGTGGCGGCGGCTATGCCCAGAATGATTAAAGAATTACAAGTACATCCGGAATATGGGTTTCTGGGTGCAGAAAACTGGTTTGGCCGTACTACCATAATGGTCCAATACTGGGAATCTTTTGAAAAACTGGAAGCCTATGCCAGAAGCAGAGATGCTGAACATTTTCCTGCCTGGGTTGCCTTCAACAAACATGTAAAAAGTAATGGGGATGTAGGAATATGGCACGAAACCTACAAAGTAGCAGCCGGAAATTATGAAACCATTTATCATAACATGCCTGCTTTTGGTTTAGGTAAAGCCGGAAAACTGAGTTCAGCCAAAGGCAATTATGAACATGCCGGACAAAGAATCAAACAGGTATAATTTTCCTCTTTGCTATCCGGAGTATTCTTTACATATGGTTTCTCAGAGAATACTTTACCTTTTTACCAATAGCCCCTTAATTTTTCCTTCTGTGTAGTAATCATTTGGTTTTCAACCTTGAGCGTTAATTTCACATACGTTCAGCACTAAGTTGTATGGTAAATTCTAAATTAATCTTTAGAATGGCAGGCATGCTTTTGCTATGAATACACCGCTTTTTTGTTATCCACCTATCATTTGTCGTTCTATCAAAATTTATGACTGCTCAAACTCTTACGCTATCTGCATCTCCGGTCCGGACTGTAAAAGAAAGGATTCAGGTACTGGATGTCTTGCGGGGGTTTGCACTATTTGGTATTTTACTCGCCCATTTATCCAATGAATTTGCAGCCGGACCTTTGCCAAATGAAGTCTATCAATCCGGAAGTGTAATTGATAATATTGCGAATGCCATCAGTGGTATCCTAGTTCAGGGAAAATTCTATGCGATTTTTTCATTTCTGTTTGGATTGAGCTTTGCACTTCAACTCGAGCAAGCCAAATCGAAAGGAGGTAATTTCTTTGGAAGATATGCCTGGCGACTCGTGATTTTAGGAATTATTGGCACCATCCATCACCTGCACTGGCGGGGAGATATTCTTACCATTTATGTAATACTGGGTTTTGTCATGCTGCTTTTTCACAATATTTCCACCAAAGTCTTATTGATCGTAGCTGTGCTGTTAATACTCAATACACCCGGAAGAATAACTGAAATTTACAGGGCTGTTACTGCCAAACCTGATTCAGCTGCCGCTCAACAGCAAAAGCCTGATGAAACAACTGCCCGGCAATACTATGATGTGATTACCAAAGGATCTTATTCCGAAAACCTGATAGCCAATTTCTATGGATTTAAAGATAAAGCAGAGTTTCAGGTAATGAGTGGAAGAATTTATATGACATTAGGCTATTTTCTGATGGGCTTATACATGGGTCGCCGGAAATTATTTGAAAAACTTGCCCAGCATAAGCTTTTTTTCAAAAAACTATTTAAGTACTGCGGATTCGCTACTCTGGGATTGATTGGTATAGCTATCATTATTTTTGCGGCGGTTATGCCTTTGCTGCAACTACAAGATAATCCGTATATGAATATAATGGGTGGTGGTCTTTATGATTCAGCCAATGCCGCTTTGACTTTCTTCTATATCGCTGGTGTAACTTTATTGTTTACTAACCCAGTATGGACAAATAAATTATCATTACTGGCCCCTGTTGGAAAAATGGCGCTTACCAATTATTTGCTGCAAACTGCCATTGGCCTGCTCCTGTTTCAGGGATACGGATTAGGCTTATTTTTTAAAATGGGTGTAGCAGCTGCCACTGCCCTCACGATTCCTATTTTTATAGCACAGGTACTATTTAGTAAATGGTGGCTTTCCAGATTCCAATATGGTCCGGTAGAATGGTTGTGGCGTTTCCTCACCTATTTCAAGCTTCCACCCATGACTAGAAATCAAATAGTTGCTTAATCAAACGGGCAGCAGGAGTTCTCACCTTTATTATTGATATAAGCTTTGCGAAAACAACTATTGCTCAAGGTTCCTTCCAAAAGAATTAGATCTTAATAAAACACTTCTGCCAGGAATGTATACCTTGCTGCTACACAATAAAAATCACTGATCACACATAAGTTGGTAGTGATAAGTCAGTAATTAGCGCAACAAATTACAATCCATGGCAGATGGCCTCTTATCCTACCTCGCTGAAAATTCGCTTGCTTTAGGAAGGCAAACCCTGGAACATATTGGTCTTACTATCGCTTCGGTAGCAGCAGCGGTTGGTGTTGGTCTTCCACTGGGTATTTTGTGTATACAATCCCGAAAGGCAGCTTCAGTGGTGCTTTCTATAACAGGCATCCTGCAAACCATTCCCAGCATGGCATTATTAGGATTTATGATTCCTGTATTAGGAATTGGTGCCTTACCTGCCATTGTCGCTTTATTTTTATATGCACTTCTTCCCATTGTCCGCAATACTTTTACCGGCATTCGGGAAGTAGAACCATCGGTAACGGAAGCGGCGCTGGGTATGGGCTTATCTAAATGGCAATTGATCACCCAGGTACAGCTGCCTTTGGCCATGCCCACTATTTTTGCCGGTATCCGCACGGCTACGGTTATTAATGTAGGCGTAGCTACCCTGGCTGCCCTTATTGCCTCTGGTGGTCTGGGCGAAACTATTTTCGGAGGCATTGCCCTCAATAATACAGCTATGATACTGGCAGGCGCAATACCTGCTGCCCTGCTGGCCATTATATTGGATCTTTTACTGGCCTGGATTCAACAATTGAATCTGTATAAAATCAGGTCCCGTTCCTGGTTTAGTATATGGATTGTAATAGCTGGAAGTACTGCCTTACTGCTTTTTTCTTCCTTCCAAACATCTTTCCGGGCAGGTTTTACCCCCGAATTTATGGGTATGTCGGAAGGATATCCTGGCTTACAAAAATCATATGCACTAAAACTAAATACGGTAGTGATACAATCAGGCCTGATGTATAATGCTTTACATGCCGGTGCAGTAGATGTAATTAGTGGCTATTCCACCGATGGACGTATCCGGGAATTTAGATTAGCCACGCTTGAAGATGATAAAAGTCATTTTCCAGATTACCAGGCAGGTATCACTGTGCGGCAGGAAGTACTCAACCGCTATCCTGAATTGCAACCTGTACTGGAAAAACTCTCACGCAAATTCACTGACCAATCTATTATTGAACTGAATTACCAGGTTGATGTCCTGAAAAAATCTCCGGCCAGTGTTGCCAGCCTTTATCTGGATAGTTTAGGGCTGCTTAACCCTGCTGCTTCTGGTAAAGCTGGTATAATCCGGATTGGCTCAAAAATCTTTACCGAACAATATATCCTGGCAGAAATAATTGCACAACTTATCGAAGGACATACCGAACTTGCGGCAGAAGTGAGGGCAGGAATGGGCGGTACACAGATCTGTTTTGAAGCCTTACAAGCCGGTGCAATCGATCTGTATCCGGAATATTCTGGAACAGGACTGGAAGTAATTCTTAAACAAAAGCATCTGTTACACAAATCATTAAAAAACGATTCTGCTACTGTATATAACTTTGTAAATGAGCAATATCAGAAACAATATAACATCCGCTGGCTGCCTCCGCTTGGGTTTAATAATACATATGCCCTGCTGATGCGAAACGACCAAGCGCAGCAATTGAAAATCCGGACTATTAGTGATCTATCCTCATTTATTTCTGGCAAAGTGCAGGTAAACAGATAATTTTATAAAAATTTTTAGTTTCCGGTTTTCAATTGTTGATTACTTTTATCTATCTTTGCGCTCTTAATTTTTAATTCAAGGAATAACAACTATTACTCATCGAAGATAATGGCTAAAAAGGGAAACAGAATCCAGGTGATTTTGGAATGTACAGAGCAGAAGAACTCCGATGTGCCAGGCATGTCAAGGTACATCACCACCAAAAACCGGAAAAATACAACAGAACGGTTGGAGTTAAAAAAATATAACCCTTATCTGAAAAAGGTTACATCGCATAAAGAAATTAAATAACCCATTAATTGATTTTGAAAATTAATCATTACAATTGTCTATTTTCAAAATCAATGTAAACTTCCAAAATCATGGCTAAAAAGGTAGTTGCAACATTAAAAAAAGAAGGTGGCGGCAAAAACTTCGCTAAAATTATTAAAGCTGTAAAATCTCCAAAAACCGGAGCCTATACCTTCAAAGAAGAAATGGTGCCTTTGGATCAGGTACAGGATGCACTCAAATCCAACGGTTAATATTTTCATTTACAGATACTATTAAAAGTCCCTTAGAGGGACTTTTTTATTGTTTGTAGTTTACTATAAATAATTGAAACGAATACCTATTAATAACAGGTGTTATTATCACTTTAAGTATATACTTATTAAGCCTTCCTTTGCTGGAACTTAATTCATATAATTGTCATTAAACTGCTGTTAAACTTTTACATCACCAGAGTTTAACCACCATCCTTAAACCTGAATCAGATATGGGACTGTTTGACTTTTTTTCCAAGGATAAAGACAACAAAGAAGTAAAAGAATCTTTGGACAAAGGCCTCGAAAAAACCAAAGATAATTTTTTCTCCAAGCTGGGGAAAGCCATGATTGGAAAATCGAAAGTAGATGAAGAAGTACTCGACGAACTCGAAGAAATCCTTATTACTTCTGATGTAGGGGTAGAAACCACGCTCAAGATCATTAAGCGCATTGAGGAACGGGTTAGTGTAGATAAATACATGAATGCTTCTGAACTCGACCGCATTCTGAAAGAAGAAATTGCCAAGCTTCTCTCTGAAAATAATGCACAAGATGTAAAATCTTATTTTACTGCCACTTCAGCCAAACCTTATGTAATTATGGTAGTAGGCGTAAATGGGGTTGGAAAAACCACCACCATTGGTAAGCTGGCTTCACAATTTCATAAAGCAGGTAATAAAGTAGTTTTAGGTGCAGCCGATACCTTCCGGGCTGCTGCCGTAGACCAGTTAATTTTATGGGGAAACCGGGTGGGTGTACCGGTTATTTCGCATGGCATGAACACAGATCCGGCTTCGGTAGCCTATGACGCGGTGAGAGAAGGAGTAGCCAGAAATGCAGATGTGGTCATTATTGATACTGCCGGGCGTTTGCACACCAAAGTAAACCTGATGAATGAACTATCCAAGATCAAAAAGGTCATGCAAAAGGTGATTCCAGATGCGCCTCATGAAATACTGCTTGTACTGGATGGCAGTACCGGACAAAATGCATTTATTCAGGCCAAAGAATTTACCAGGGCAACAGAAGTGAATGCTCTGGCTATTACCAAATTAGATGGCACTGCCAAAGGTGGGGTAGTGATTGGCATCTCCGACCAGTTTAAAATCCCTGTCAAATATATAGGCGTAGGCGAAAAAGTGGAAGACCTGCAAATTTTCAACCGGCAGACCTTTGTAGAATCTCTGTTTAAACGAAAATAATACGCAGTTCCTGTTAAAAACCTTATACATCTTACTTGAAAGCTTTATATAAGCCTGTTTCTGTACAGCACCAAAGTAGTATGTAGGTGAAGGGAATTAACAATTCTACAGCTATATTCCCTAAATTGCGCTCAAATACAACCGGATGCGTTTACTTCCGCCAAAATACATACAGGCAGAACAGGGCAATTATAAATCTGTCATTAAAAAGATGTGGATCAGCTTTCTGGCTGCCTGGCTGTTAGGTCTTTTATATCTGTTTGCTGTAAGTATTGATCTGCTCGGCTTATTTGGCCCTATGCCCAGCTTCAAAGTGCTCGATAATCCCCGTAATGATCTGGCTTCCGAAGTATATTCTGCCGATGGTGTACTGCTGGGGAAATATTTTAAAGAAAACCGCACTCCGGTAGCGTATGAAGAAATTTCTCCTAACCTTATCAATGCCCTCATTGCTACAGAAGATGTCCGCTTCGAAAAACACTCAGGTGTAGATGCCCGGAGTCTGGGACGTGTTCTGTTTAAATCCATTCTCTTATTACAACTCGATGAAGGAGGCGGCAGCACCATTACCCAGCAGCTGGCCAAGAATTTATATGACATGCGGGAGGATAAAAATACTGGTCATTTGGATAATATTCCACTCCTCAACACATTCATCATAAAAACCAAAGAATGGATTACAGCTATTAATCTGGAAGAAAACTATACAAAAAAAGAAATCATTACCCTTTATCTTAATACCGTGCCATTCGGAGGAAATGCATACGGAATTAAATCGGCTGCTAAAACCTTTTTCAAAAAACCTCCGTCAGACCTTAACATTCCTGAGGCGGCTTTACTCATAGGAATGCTCAATAATCCAAATATTTTTAATCCAATCAATCATCCCGAAAACGCATTAAACCGACGTAATGTGGTACTCAATAAAATGCACAGGTATGATTACCTGAATGAATCTTCATATCAGCTTTACTTAAACGAACCAGTCACATTAAATTATGAAGTAGAAAATCAAAACCAGGGACTGGCTACTTATTTCCGGGGCTATATTCAACGAGAATTACTAAGGTGGGCACAGGAAAATGATAAGAATCTCTATACCGAAGGATTGAAAATATACACAACCATCGATTCCCGGATACAAGAGTATGCAGAGCAGGCAGTAACTGAACATATGACTTTGTTACAGCAACGATTTAATAAGCATTGGGAAGGGCGTAATCCCTGGGCGAACAAGAATTTTCAGGAAATAGAAGGATATATTGAACGGGTAGTCAAACGTTCGCAACGGTATAAAGAATTAAAAGAGCGTTATCCTGACAATGAAGATTCTATTCAGATTATTCTGAACAAACGTGTTCCTATGCGGGTATTTTCCTGGCAGGGTTCCATAGATACGTTGATGAGCCCGATAGATTCTATCCGGTATTATAAGCGTTTTTTACATACTGGTTTAATGGCTATGGACCCAAACACTGGTCATGTAAAAGCATGGGTCGGTGGTATAGATTATAAGTATTTCAAATATGATCATGTAAAACAAGGACGCAGGCAACCAGGTTCAACCTTCAAACCATTCATTTATGCTGCTGCCATAGACTATGGAGGGTATGTGCCCTGTGATCAGTTTTTTGATATATCTCCTGTTTTCCCGGAATTTGGCGGGTGGACAGCCAGAAATTATAGCCGTACGTATAGCGATAGCCTGCTTACGATGCGGGAGGCAATGGCACAATCCAAGAATACCATTCCTGCCTATTTAATCAAGCAGATGGGTGTAAATACAGTAATTGATTATGCCAAAAGACTAGGAATTACTAGTCCTATGCGGCCTCTCCCCTCTATTTGTTTAGGTACAGAATCAGTATCGGTATATGATATGGTAGGCGCTTACAGCACATTTGTAAATGGTGGTACATGGACCCGGCCTTTATATATCACCCGAATTGAAGACCGGAATGGAAATGTATTGCATGAGTTTGCTCCGGTTACGAAAGAAGTGTTAAGCGAAGAAAAAGCGTATCTAATGGTTCATATGCTGAAGGGAGCCGTACAGGAACGAGGAGGCTCTGCACAAGGTCTATATCAGTATCAAATGGCCAGAAATAATGAGGTAGGGGCTAAAACAGGTACAAGTCAGCAATATGCCGATGGCTGGTTCATGGGTATTACACAGGATTTAGTAGCCGGAACATGGGTAGGCGGCGATGATATGAATATACATTTCAGAGATGCCGAAGGTTTAGGGTCTCGCACAGCATTGCCAATTTGGGGAAGATTTATGGATAAAGTATATGCAGATACAACAATAGGAATTACTAAAAGTACATTTAAACGTCCTGCCAGACTATCAGTCACATTGGACTGTGAACATTATCAAAAAATAATTACCGCTAACGACTCTCTTCGCCGGTACATTCCTCCACAAGTAGATAGTTTAAAAGAAGAAGGAATTTTGTAGCCGGTTTCAGGTTTACATATTTAACAAATCTAATCTTAATATCCTTCTATTGTGCAATATTGCTATTTATCAAATAACTGTGATTCTGACATTTTAACCTATTCTTGCACGGTTAAAGAATGCGCAAAATCGAGACTACTACTAAAATGCAGGGGTTCAGAAAAATCACAAAATTTACAAAAAAAGATAAAAATTATTTGGACATTATCTAAAAGCAGGCTATAATTGCAACCCTTTTGAGAGAGAATTGACTTTAATAAAAAGCAGATCCGGCAAAAGAAAAAATCTTAAAATATTTCAAAATATAAATTGGAAATATAAACAAGACCAACTATCTTTGCAGTCCTTTTGAGAAAGAGGGGAAGCAGGAAGGAAAAAGGAGTAATATAATCAGGTTAATCTAGAAGAGATTAGCTAGCTATTTTCAGGCTTAGGCTCTGAAAAAACGTTCTTTGAATGAGATGAGTAAAAAGACGGCGGACCTTTAAGAGCCTGTTTTTCTTTAGCAGAAAACAGGTGTCAAAAAGAAAGTTCTCAGCGATGAGAACACATTAGTCAGACAAACAGACATGTGCTGCTTTCAGCAGCTCTTCTGAAGATAAAGATCACTACGAGAGTTTTGTTTTTTTGTTGACAGGAGAAATAATTATTACAATGGAGAGTTT from Rhodocytophaga rosea carries:
- a CDS encoding superoxide dismutase, coding for MAFELAPLPYAPDALEPHIDKQTMEIHHGKHHQAYVTNLNNAVKGTDLENKSIDELLKNISKHPAAVRNNGGGHFNHTFFWKTLKNNNGAKPAGALAEAITKKFGSFDAFKEEFAKAATTRFGSGWAWLIVDSNGDLAVTSTPNQDNPLMDVAEKQGKPLLGLDVWEHAYYLRYQNRRPDYITAFWNVVNWDEVSKNYEAAKK
- a CDS encoding nucleoside deaminase, which gives rise to MNEAYKQALLALAEEEIPVGAVVVCGNQIVARAYNQTEKLHDVTAHAEMLAITSAANYLHGKYLNACTLYVTLEPCLMCAGALAWAQIGRLVYGASDMKRGYSLMPHLVLHPKTKVLRGIMAEENELLLSEFFRKLRN
- a CDS encoding Fur family transcriptional regulator; its protein translation is MQNEIKNILKEYDLRNTSCREEILDLFLQRNFALSHADIESTIHEDFDRVTVYRTLKTFLDKGLIHKVLDDEGVTKYALCKEKCSHTEHHHEHVHFKCMTCGLTNCLDSVLIPSISLPAGYSLSETSLLVQGTCQDCNQKRK
- a CDS encoding DUF4188 domain-containing protein — its product is MSAIITERMTARMEHDFVVFLIGMRVNRFWKFHKWFPVAAAMPRMIKELQVHPEYGFLGAENWFGRTTIMVQYWESFEKLEAYARSRDAEHFPAWVAFNKHVKSNGDVGIWHETYKVAAGNYETIYHNMPAFGLGKAGKLSSAKGNYEHAGQRIKQV
- a CDS encoding DUF418 domain-containing protein, which produces MTAQTLTLSASPVRTVKERIQVLDVLRGFALFGILLAHLSNEFAAGPLPNEVYQSGSVIDNIANAISGILVQGKFYAIFSFLFGLSFALQLEQAKSKGGNFFGRYAWRLVILGIIGTIHHLHWRGDILTIYVILGFVMLLFHNISTKVLLIVAVLLILNTPGRITEIYRAVTAKPDSAAAQQQKPDETTARQYYDVITKGSYSENLIANFYGFKDKAEFQVMSGRIYMTLGYFLMGLYMGRRKLFEKLAQHKLFFKKLFKYCGFATLGLIGIAIIIFAAVMPLLQLQDNPYMNIMGGGLYDSANAALTFFYIAGVTLLFTNPVWTNKLSLLAPVGKMALTNYLLQTAIGLLLFQGYGLGLFFKMGVAAATALTIPIFIAQVLFSKWWLSRFQYGPVEWLWRFLTYFKLPPMTRNQIVA
- a CDS encoding ABC transporter permease/substrate-binding protein produces the protein MADGLLSYLAENSLALGRQTLEHIGLTIASVAAAVGVGLPLGILCIQSRKAASVVLSITGILQTIPSMALLGFMIPVLGIGALPAIVALFLYALLPIVRNTFTGIREVEPSVTEAALGMGLSKWQLITQVQLPLAMPTIFAGIRTATVINVGVATLAALIASGGLGETIFGGIALNNTAMILAGAIPAALLAIILDLLLAWIQQLNLYKIRSRSWFSIWIVIAGSTALLLFSSFQTSFRAGFTPEFMGMSEGYPGLQKSYALKLNTVVIQSGLMYNALHAGAVDVISGYSTDGRIREFRLATLEDDKSHFPDYQAGITVRQEVLNRYPELQPVLEKLSRKFTDQSIIELNYQVDVLKKSPASVASLYLDSLGLLNPAASGKAGIIRIGSKIFTEQYILAEIIAQLIEGHTELAAEVRAGMGGTQICFEALQAGAIDLYPEYSGTGLEVILKQKHLLHKSLKNDSATVYNFVNEQYQKQYNIRWLPPLGFNNTYALLMRNDQAQQLKIRTISDLSSFISGKVQVNR
- the rpmG gene encoding 50S ribosomal protein L33 — translated: MAKKGNRIQVILECTEQKNSDVPGMSRYITTKNRKNTTERLELKKYNPYLKKVTSHKEIK
- a CDS encoding DUF4295 domain-containing protein, translating into MAKKVVATLKKEGGGKNFAKIIKAVKSPKTGAYTFKEEMVPLDQVQDALKSNG
- the ftsY gene encoding signal recognition particle-docking protein FtsY, with protein sequence MGLFDFFSKDKDNKEVKESLDKGLEKTKDNFFSKLGKAMIGKSKVDEEVLDELEEILITSDVGVETTLKIIKRIEERVSVDKYMNASELDRILKEEIAKLLSENNAQDVKSYFTATSAKPYVIMVVGVNGVGKTTTIGKLASQFHKAGNKVVLGAADTFRAAAVDQLILWGNRVGVPVISHGMNTDPASVAYDAVREGVARNADVVIIDTAGRLHTKVNLMNELSKIKKVMQKVIPDAPHEILLVLDGSTGQNAFIQAKEFTRATEVNALAITKLDGTAKGGVVIGISDQFKIPVKYIGVGEKVEDLQIFNRQTFVESLFKRK
- a CDS encoding penicillin-binding protein 1A gives rise to the protein MRLLPPKYIQAEQGNYKSVIKKMWISFLAAWLLGLLYLFAVSIDLLGLFGPMPSFKVLDNPRNDLASEVYSADGVLLGKYFKENRTPVAYEEISPNLINALIATEDVRFEKHSGVDARSLGRVLFKSILLLQLDEGGGSTITQQLAKNLYDMREDKNTGHLDNIPLLNTFIIKTKEWITAINLEENYTKKEIITLYLNTVPFGGNAYGIKSAAKTFFKKPPSDLNIPEAALLIGMLNNPNIFNPINHPENALNRRNVVLNKMHRYDYLNESSYQLYLNEPVTLNYEVENQNQGLATYFRGYIQRELLRWAQENDKNLYTEGLKIYTTIDSRIQEYAEQAVTEHMTLLQQRFNKHWEGRNPWANKNFQEIEGYIERVVKRSQRYKELKERYPDNEDSIQIILNKRVPMRVFSWQGSIDTLMSPIDSIRYYKRFLHTGLMAMDPNTGHVKAWVGGIDYKYFKYDHVKQGRRQPGSTFKPFIYAAAIDYGGYVPCDQFFDISPVFPEFGGWTARNYSRTYSDSLLTMREAMAQSKNTIPAYLIKQMGVNTVIDYAKRLGITSPMRPLPSICLGTESVSVYDMVGAYSTFVNGGTWTRPLYITRIEDRNGNVLHEFAPVTKEVLSEEKAYLMVHMLKGAVQERGGSAQGLYQYQMARNNEVGAKTGTSQQYADGWFMGITQDLVAGTWVGGDDMNIHFRDAEGLGSRTALPIWGRFMDKVYADTTIGITKSTFKRPARLSVTLDCEHYQKIITANDSLRRYIPPQVDSLKEEGIL